Genomic window (Nitrospirota bacterium):
TTTAAGCCAATGGGCAGGGCATGTCAATTATTTTATTGAACTTGTGTGTTGCACATAGGTCATATATGTTGTTGCTGTCATTCTGTTTGCCCAGAATCTTTCTTAACGATTCGGAGGGATTCCGGACAAGCCGGAATGACAAAAAAGAAACTATTTTTTTTGTATTAACTTTTCTACATTAGGGAACAATCCCATATCCGTGTGCGGCAGAAAAAGGGCTGACATGTATTCATCCATAAAATTCCTTGAAACTGAAAGCTCCATGTATGTCATCTTCCGGGCAATTTCCTCTGCTTCTTTCCTGAGTTTTTCTGAGAGTAGGCACAGATACGCCCCGGCGACTGATGTGTTGCCTAAAAATCTGAATTTTTCTTTTGGAATGTCAGGGAGCATCCCGATTATTACAGCCCTGTCAACATTCAGATAATTGCCGAAACCTCCTGCGATATATACGCGCTCTATATTATCCAGCGTGAACCCAATCTCTTTTATAAGCGATGATATCCCGGCATAAATCGCTGCCTTGGCCCTCATGATATTCTCAATGTCAACCTCTGTCAGGATAATGTCTTTTGCTCCTTTATAGAGGACAAATTCCGCGCCTTCGTCTCCCTCTCTTATGCGGCCTGTTTTTATTTCACGCACAAATTTTCCTTTCCGGTCTATGACGCCTGAAAGGAACAGCTCTGACATTGCGTCTATCATTCCTGAGCCGCAGATTCCTATCGGCACAGTATTGCCGATAACAGAGATGGAAGGTTCAAATGTGTCAGGCGCAATCTTTACAGCCTCTATCGCGCCTTCGGTGGCCCTCATTCCGTGCTTTATCCCGCTTCCTTCAAAGCAGGGACCCGCAGAACATGCCGCTGCCATAAGCCATTCATTGTTGCCTATTGCAATCTCTCCGTTTGTGCCGATATCCATGAATAAGGCCATCTCACTATTCCTGTGCATCTTTGACGCAAGCACGCCTGAGACAATATCGCCCCCCACATAACTTGCAACACACGGCAAAGTATAAACAGGCGCCTGTTTATTAATATGAAGCCTTGCCGTTCCTGCCCTCCACAGCGGGAAGGAATTTACAGTAGGTATGTACGGCTCTTCCCTGATATGTCCGGGATCAAGCCCCCAGAAGATATGAGACATGGTTGTATTCCCTGAGATTACAGCGCATTCTATGTGCTCTTTATTTATGCCATGTTTTTCAATAATAGTATCGGTGATGTTGTTTATATCATCCGTGACAGTTCCCCTTAGCTCTTCAAGCCCGCCGCTTTCTGTTGCATGGACTATCCTTGTGATAACATCGTCGCCATATCGTATCTGTGAATTGTATGTTGAGCCCACATCAACGAGTTTTCCGTCAGAAAGGTCTATGAGATATACGACAATCGTGGTTGTGCCGATGTCAACTGCAATGCCGTATCTTGAGGTTTGCTTTTCAGATGTAACAAAGATTGCCTCAGGCCCGTCAACATAAGCAAGATGTATTTCCCAGTTATGCCTTCTGAGGCCATCTGCCATTGATGATATAAATGTCCGGGAGAACCTCATGCCTTTGAAGCCTTGCAGCTCAAGCTCTCTTTTCAGCCTCTCAAGGTCGCTTATGTGATCCTCTATCGTAGGAGGCGGAAGTTTGATATTAAGCCTTTTTACGATGGGTGTTATCTCTTTGTCAAAGGACCTGAGAAGCTCTGAGAGGTCTTTTGATTTTGCAAGCGCAATCCTGTCTCCTACAACAAGCCGCGCCTCTTCAAGTATCTCTGCGGAGACGTCACTTTCAGGAAATGTTCGGCAGGCAAGGACAATGCCTTTCTCTTTGTCAGCCTGAGAAAGTTTGCCTGATGCGGAGGTCCTGTATTTTCCGGAGTGAATTTTTATACGGCATTTTCCGCATGTTCCCTTACCGCCGCATGCTGTAACAAGATATACGCCTTTCTTTTTGAGCGCAGAGAGGATGCTTTCACCTGCTGCTGCGGGTATGCCTTCTCCTGTTGCGAGCGTTATGTTCATAGTAAATTAGTTAAAAGTTTAGAGTTATGAGTTAAGAGTTTTAATAACCCCATTCGTCATTCCCCAGCTTGACTGGGGAATCCAGTCCTTTTTGTCTTTCTGGATTCTCTGGTCAAGCCAGAGAATGACAAGGAATTAATCTGTTGCATTTCTTTAATTATATTTTCCTTCTTTTCAACTTTTTTACGAAAGAACCAAAAAAAATCATACAACTTTTCACTTTTCACTTTAAACTTTTAACTCTTATTCGCCATCTCAATCAGCTTTTCAGCTATCTGAACAGCATTCAGCGCTGCGCCTTTTCTGAGATTATCAGCGACTATCCACATGTTTATTCCATTATCTATGGACTCATCCTCTCGTATCCTGCCGACATAAGTCTCATCCTTCCCTGCAACATCAACAGGCAGAGGATAGATGTTTTTCTCAGGCGCATCAAAGACAACAATGCCCGGAGACTTAGAAAGCACAGCCCTCACCTCATTCGGTGTAATCTTTTTTTCTGTCTCTATGTTCAGGCTTTCAGCGTGGCATCTGAAAACAGGGACGCGCACTGTGGTTGTAGTGAGCCTTATTGAGTCGTCCCCCATTATCTTTATTGTCTCATGCACCATCTTCATCTCTTCTTTCGTATAGCCGTTTTCAAGAAACTTGTCTATGTGAGGCAGCACGTTAAATGCGATCTGGTGAGGATAAACATTGCACTTTACTTCCTTAAAATTCAGTATGTCGGTTGTCTGCTGTAACAGTTCATCCATTGCCTTCTTGCCTGTGCCTGAGACAGACTGGAATGTTGTTACAACAACTCTCTTTATCTTTGCAGCATCATGTATAGGCTTTAAGACCACAACCATCTGAATCGTTGAGCAGTTCGGGTTTGCGATAATCCCCTTATGCCATTTCAGGTCATGGCTGTTAACCTCAGGCACGACAAGCGGCACTTCAGGGTCCATCCTCCACTGGCTTGAATTATCAACTACAACACAGCCTGATTTTGCCGCAACCGGCGCCCATGTCTTGGACCTCTCGGCTCCCGCAGAGAAAAGCGCAATGTCAATTCCCTTAAAGGAAGATTCATTTAAATTCTCAACAGGGATTTCATTCCCCTGAAATTCAAGTGTTTTACCCTCTGAGCGCTCTGAGGCAAAGAGCCTGAGTTTTTCAACAGGGAAGTTCCTTTGCTCAAGGGTTGCAATCATTTCATTTCCGACTGCGCCTGTTGCGCCGACAACAGCAACAATGTATTTCGCCTTCTTCTTAATCATCTATCCAGATCCTTTCATCTGATTATTTTGGATTTACTAATTTATCACAGAGGGACGGAAAATTTCTATCATAATTAAAAACTCTAAGCGGGCATGCTACACTATGAGAGCACCCCCTGAGAACATAAACGAAAATGAAAAAAGCCTACACTCTCGGCACAGGCAGAAGGAGCGAGGAAGATTTTATGGAAATCCTCTTCGCCTATGACATCAAAACCCTTGTTGACGTCAGAATCTTTCCAAAGAGCAAGATGCCGGTATTCACGAGAGAAAATCTTGAAAACCTTCTCAAAAAAGAAGGCATAAACTATGTTTTCCTCGGCAGAGAACTCGGCGGTTTCAGGAAAGGAGGCTATGAGGCATATACGACTACCGAAGAGTTCAGGAAGGGAGTTGATGTGCTTGAAGATATTGCCTCAAAAGGAATAAGCGTAATCATTTGCGCAGAGAGATTTCCGTGGAAGTGCCACAGGAGGTGGATTTCAAGGGAGCTTCACAGGCGCGGCTGGCAGGTGGAGCATATCCTTGACAAAGGAAAGGTCTGGGCTCCTAAAGGTTGAGAGAAGTGTTTCCTCACTATGTAATCAATTACACGCCCCTATAAACTTTTCCAGCCTATTGACATTAAATTAAAAAATATTGTTAACTATGCCCGTAAGAAATTAAGAGCAGTGCGTCTGAATCTCCAGGATTGTATATTAAATTTTTGGAAATCATAATTTACAGATGAAGGACTGCGCAGGCGTTACCTTAATAGAGCTGATAACCGTTATTTCAATAATCGGCGTTCTGGTATTTGCCCTTGGATTTTCATTTCAAGACTGGAATGCCGCCTATAAAATTGAAAGCCAGATAAAAGAAATGCATTCCGATATAATGCACGCAAGGGTAAGGGCCATGTGCAAAAAAAGAGCGCACTTTGTGAAGTTGGAAGCAGCGCAATATACAATATACGAGGACACAAATCCTATGCCTGACGGCAATAACACGTTAGAGACAGAAGCAGACAATCTGGTTGTTCAAAAAGCCAGCGATTATCCCATTGAATTTAATCTCGGTTTCGGTGACACACAATTCAGATTTGATAAGGACGGCTCCTCCTCACGTAATGGCAGAATCAGACTTGTTTCAACCGCGTCGCCCGATTACGACTGCATAAAACTGTTTTCAACGAGGATAAACCTCGGTAAGTGGGACAGCGCAGACTGTAACGCCAAATAAGAATGCCTGTCTCCGAATGCTGCACCCGCACAAAATAGAGCACTATGTAATCCATTACACAATCAGTTCCCCTGTTGACACAAAAATAAAAATATTGTTAACTATTAATGTGAGTTTATAATTAACAAGGAGTTTAACTATGAGTGTTAAAACAAGAGCGCATGTAATTGTTGACGAGAGCATTTTAAGAGAAATAGACCGCCTTGCCGGAAAGAAAAAAAGGAGCAGTTTTATTGCTGATGCGGCGAAAAAAGAACTGCAAAGACTCAATCAGCTATCTCTCCTCAATAAACTCAAGGGAGCATGGAAAGACGAAGACCATCTTGATATGAGGGGCAAAGACGGCACATACAAAGTAGTGCGAAAACTGCGGCAGGAGAATGAAAAAACACTGAGGGAAAAACTTGCCTGATTATCTGCTTGATACTACTGCAATCATTGACTATCTCAGAGACAAAGGCGGAGTTCCTGAACTGCTTGAAAGATTGTGCATGGAGGGCGGACTGTTATGCTGCTGTCCTATAAATATTGTTGAGGTATATGCAGGAATGAAAGACAAGGAAAAGAATGTGACTGATGAATTTTTGAACAGTCTTAAATGTTATGAGACAACAGCAGGGATAGGCATTCTTGCAGGAGAATTAAAGAGAAAATACGCAAAGACAGGCATAACACTGAGCACAGCCGATGTTCTTATTGCTGCAACGGCAATAAAACACCACCTTACTCTTGTAACAAACAATGCAGCACACTTTCCACATGAGAGACTCGCGATGCTTAGCTATGAGAGATAAATATTGCATTAGCCATTACACTATGTAATCTATTACACACTCTGGAAGCCGATTACATAAAATTGTAACGGCTTGACACTTCAACCCCTTGATTGGCAAGGATTTTCTTTGTGGCACGCAAGTTGCAGAACAATAGAAAAGGTTATGGAAAAGGCTGAAAATGGAGGGGTTATGAGAAAAAGAAAAACAATTATATTATTGCTGGCGGCATTTTCGGTATTTATAGTCTCGGCATTTATAGACGGTTTTTATGCACTTGCCGACACTCCAACGGTTAAGGCAACCGGGACATGGACCTCGATAGAAGATGATGGAAGCGTTATTATTGATGGAAAGGGCTATGGGGTTGATCCCTCTGTAATGGTTATAGACCGCAAGGGGAAGAGAGTTCCTCTTCGCAGCCTTTCACTCCCGGCAAAAGTCAGATTTGAATACATACAGGCAAAAACAGGCTTTATAATCGTGCTTATAGAGGAAGTTAAAAATAAAAGGAGTCAGCCATGAAAAGCAATAATAGAAATATGCCCAAGATATTATTCTCCCTGATTTTTTTAATCGTGCTGCTGCCTCTAACATTTGCCGAGGGCGCCCTCAATGACTATTGCGTTACCCCGCCGTTTTTATCCCAAAGCATTCCGCCGAATGTACTTATCGTGCTGGATAACTCAGGCAGTATGTGCGACCAGGCTTATTCAAGCACCTACGACCCCACCCAGTTTGCAAAGATCTGCAGTAACGACTCAACAAAGAGCTGCACCACGAGCGCTGACTGCACCTCACCCGGAGTCTGTGACAGCTATTACTATGGATATTTTGACGGCTCAAAGAATTACAGATATACCACTAACAACAGGTGGGAGGAGACCACAAATGCGATGAGCACCGGCACTGTTGCTAACCCCATTGCCAGCGGAAGTTTTTTAAACTGGGCAACAATGGAAAGGGTTGAGGTAGCCAAAAAACTCTTGATGGGCGGCAAGGCAAATCCGCGTTCCTGGAACGGCTCGGTTACTGTAAAACTCACTGGTGAAACTAACTGTTCTGTAAGTTTTCAGAAAGACTATGATACCAGCGCAGGAAACCTCATATATCCATTTGCAGGGAATTACCGTTTCAGCAGGTCAAATAGTA
Coding sequences:
- a CDS encoding type II toxin-antitoxin system VapC family toxin, with protein sequence MPDYLLDTTAIIDYLRDKGGVPELLERLCMEGGLLCCCPINIVEVYAGMKDKEKNVTDEFLNSLKCYETTAGIGILAGELKRKYAKTGITLSTADVLIAATAIKHHLTLVTNNAAHFPHERLAMLSYER
- a CDS encoding prepilin-type N-terminal cleavage/methylation domain-containing protein; the encoded protein is MKDCAGVTLIELITVISIIGVLVFALGFSFQDWNAAYKIESQIKEMHSDIMHARVRAMCKKRAHFVKLEAAQYTIYEDTNPMPDGNNTLETEADNLVVQKASDYPIEFNLGFGDTQFRFDKDGSSSRNGRIRLVSTASPDYDCIKLFSTRINLGKWDSADCNAK
- a CDS encoding DUF488 domain-containing protein, producing MKKAYTLGTGRRSEEDFMEILFAYDIKTLVDVRIFPKSKMPVFTRENLENLLKKEGINYVFLGRELGGFRKGGYEAYTTTEEFRKGVDVLEDIASKGISVIICAERFPWKCHRRWISRELHRRGWQVEHILDKGKVWAPKG
- a CDS encoding aspartate-semialdehyde dehydrogenase; its protein translation is MIKKKAKYIVAVVGATGAVGNEMIATLEQRNFPVEKLRLFASERSEGKTLEFQGNEIPVENLNESSFKGIDIALFSAGAERSKTWAPVAAKSGCVVVDNSSQWRMDPEVPLVVPEVNSHDLKWHKGIIANPNCSTIQMVVVLKPIHDAAKIKRVVVTTFQSVSGTGKKAMDELLQQTTDILNFKEVKCNVYPHQIAFNVLPHIDKFLENGYTKEEMKMVHETIKIMGDDSIRLTTTTVRVPVFRCHAESLNIETEKKITPNEVRAVLSKSPGIVVFDAPEKNIYPLPVDVAGKDETYVGRIREDESIDNGINMWIVADNLRKGAALNAVQIAEKLIEMANKS
- a CDS encoding DUF4445 domain-containing protein — its product is MNITLATGEGIPAAAGESILSALKKKGVYLVTACGGKGTCGKCRIKIHSGKYRTSASGKLSQADKEKGIVLACRTFPESDVSAEILEEARLVVGDRIALAKSKDLSELLRSFDKEITPIVKRLNIKLPPPTIEDHISDLERLKRELELQGFKGMRFSRTFISSMADGLRRHNWEIHLAYVDGPEAIFVTSEKQTSRYGIAVDIGTTTIVVYLIDLSDGKLVDVGSTYNSQIRYGDDVITRIVHATESGGLEELRGTVTDDINNITDTIIEKHGINKEHIECAVISGNTTMSHIFWGLDPGHIREEPYIPTVNSFPLWRAGTARLHINKQAPVYTLPCVASYVGGDIVSGVLASKMHRNSEMALFMDIGTNGEIAIGNNEWLMAAACSAGPCFEGSGIKHGMRATEGAIEAVKIAPDTFEPSISVIGNTVPIGICGSGMIDAMSELFLSGVIDRKGKFVREIKTGRIREGDEGAEFVLYKGAKDIILTEVDIENIMRAKAAIYAGISSLIKEIGFTLDNIERVYIAGGFGNYLNVDRAVIIGMLPDIPKEKFRFLGNTSVAGAYLCLLSEKLRKEAEEIARKMTYMELSVSRNFMDEYMSALFLPHTDMGLFPNVEKLIQKK